One Heteronotia binoei isolate CCM8104 ecotype False Entrance Well chromosome 10, APGP_CSIRO_Hbin_v1, whole genome shotgun sequence genomic region harbors:
- the FH gene encoding fumarate hydratase, mitochondrial has translation MYRSLHSLRRLTCARGSRALQPATPRASALLLGRPQQRSMASPGSFRIEHDTFGELKVPNDKYYGAQTVRSTMNFKIGGVTERMPVQVIRAFGILKRAAAEVNQDYGLDPKVANAIMKAADEVSEGKLNDHFPLVVWQTGSGTQTNMNVNEVISNRAIEILGGKLGSKDPVHPNDHVNKSQSSNDTFPTAMHIAAAQEVHEVLLPGLQKLHDALDAKAKEFSKIIKIGRTHTQDAVPLTLGQEFSGYVQQIKYGIARIQSAMPRIYELAIGGTAVGTGLNTRVGFAEKVAAKVAALTGLPFVSAPNKFEALAAHDALVELSGEMNTVACSLMKIANDIRFLGSGPRCGLGELILPENEPGSSIMPGKVNPTQCEAITMVAAQVMGNNVAVTVGGSNGHFELNVFKPMIIKNVLHSAQLLGDACVSFTDNCVVGIQANKERIGKLLSESLMLVTALNPHIGYDKAAKIAKTAHKEGTTLKEAAIKLGFLTAEQFDQWVKPEDMLGPK, from the exons ATGTACCGCTCGCTGCACTCCCTCCGCCGCTTGACTTGCGCCCGCGGCAGCCGCGCGCTCCAGCCAGCGACCCCGCGCGCCTCCGCTCTGCTGCTCGGCCGCCCCCAGCAACGGAGCATG GCCAGTCCAGGCTCGTTTAGAATAGAACACGATACCTTTGGAGAACTGAAAGTTCCAAATGACAAATACTATGGTGCCCAAACAGTGAGATCCACAATGAACTTTAAGATTGGCGGTGTGACTGAACGGATGCCC GTTCAAGTAATAAGAGCGTTTGGTATCTTAAAACGAGCAGCGGCTGAAGTCAATCAGGATTATGGTCTTGATCCAAAGGTTGCCAATGCCATTATGAAAGCAGCAGATGag gTATCAGAAGGTAAATTAAACGATCATTTTCCTTTGGTGGTGTGGCAGACCGGGTCTGGAACTCAGACCAACATGAATGTCAATGAAGTCATCAGCAACAGAGCCATTGAGATACTGGGAGGCAAACTGGGAAGCAAGGATCCGGTGCATCCAAATGATCATGTTAATAAAAGCCAG AGCTCAAACGACACGTTTCCAACAGCCATGCATATCGCTGCTGCCCAGGAAGTGCACGAAGTGTTGTTGCCAGGGTTGCAGAAGCTTCATGATGCCCTTGATGCTAAGGCCAAAGAATTTTCCAAAATTATTAAAATAGGACGCACTCATACTCAAGATGCCGTTCCTCTGACCCTTGGGCAG GAATTTAGCGGTTACGTGCAGCAAATCAAGTATGGCATTGCCAGGATTCAGTCGGCCATGCCAAGGATTTATGAGCTAGCGATTGGTGGTACAGCGGTTGGCACAGGCCTAAACACGAGAGTTGGTTTTGCTGAGAAGGTGGCTGCTAAGGTGGCTGCACTCACAG GGTTGCCTTTTGTTTCCGCTCCAAACAAATTTGAAGCGCTTGCTGCTCACGATGCTCTAGTGGAGCTGAGTGGGGAAATGAACACTGTGGCTTGCAGTCTGATGAAGATAGCCAACGACATCCGTTTCCTGGGTTCTGGACCACGCTGTggtctaggggagctgatcttgccTGAAAACGAACCTGGAAGCAGCATAATGCCAG GGAAAGTGAATCCTACTCAGTGTGAGGCCATAACCATGGTGGCAGCTCAGGTGATGGGAAACAATGTCGCCGTTACAGTTGGAGGCAGCAATGGCCACTTTGAGCTGAATGTCTTCAAGCCCATGATT ATTAAAAACGTACTGCACTCCGCACAGCTCCTCGGAGACGCTTGCGTTTCTTTTACCGACAACTGCGTGGTAGGAATCCAAGCCAACAAAGAGAGGATCGGCAAGCTATTGAGTGAATCACTGATGTTGGTGACAGCCCTGAATCCACACATAG GTTATGACAAGGCAGCCAAGATTGCCAAGACAGCACATAAAGAAGGGACAACGTTAAAAGAAGCAGCCATCAAGCTTGGATTCCTTACAGCAGAACAATTTGATCAGTGGGTAAAGCCAGAAGACATGTTAGGACCTAAGTGA